The nucleotide sequence TGTTCGGCTACCTGCGCGACCCGGCCACCGCGAGCAACTTCGACGTCTTGATCGGTTCGGGCTGGTTCCTGGTGCCCGATGCCCTCTCCGCGGCGGCCAACGAGCCGCAACCCGCCGGCTAAGAGTTGCGCCAGCGGGCGAAGATCGCGGTGGGGAGCAGACGGCCGCCCTCCCCCTCCTCGCGGACGGCCAGGTCGCCGTGTTCGATCGTGCCCGGCAGCGCGGCGAAGTGTTCGGCCAGCAGCCCACCGAGCGCGAGGCTGCTCATGCGCACGGCATAGACGGTGAGAAACAGGAAGCGGCTCTCGGCATCGAGCAGCGTGCGGCAGTCGGCGACGAGGCCGGGCAGACCCTCCTCGAGCCGCCAGGTCTCGTTCTTCGGGCCGCGGCCGAACTTGGGCGGGTCGAGGATGATGCCGTCATAGCGGTTGCCGCGGCGCACCTCGCGCGCGGCGAACTTGGCGGCATCGTCGACCAGCCAGCGGATCGGGCGGTCCTCCATGCCCGACAGCGCGGCATTATCTCGCGCCTGGGCGACCGACTTCTTGCTCGCATCGACGTGGGTCACGGGACCGCACTCGCTGAGCGCAAGCGTGCCGACGCCGGTGTACCCGAACAGGTTGAGCGTTCCTCTTCCTCCCGGTGGCGGGGAGGTGGCCGATGCGGCAGCATCTGACGGAGGGGGTTCGCCACCATCGCTTCGCGTGCGGCCCGCCCCCTCCACCACACTGCGTGCGGTCCCCCTCCCCGTGCCGGGGAGGATACCGCGCATCCAGTCCCACACCGGGGCCATGTCGGGGAAGAAGCCGAGGTGGCGGAAGGGTGTGTTGTGGGCGGTGAACGTCACCTCGTTCCAGGCGAGCGGCCAGCCGTCTTCGGGCACCGGGCGGTCGAAATGCCAGCGGCCGCCGCCGTCTTCGTCGCTGCCGGGAATGAATTCGCCATCGGCCCGCCACTCGCCCAGCCGCGGGCTCCACATCGCCTGCGGCTCGGGGCGGACGAAGCGATAGGGGCCGTAGCGTTCGAGCTTGCGGCCGTGGCCGGAGTCGACGAGGCCGTAGTCGGCCCAGCCCTCCCCCTCCATGACGAGCGGCTGTTCGACGAGATCAGCCAACCGCGCCTCCGCGCATCCCCACGCCCGTTCGTGCAGAGACTGTCGAAGCACGCAGGCGGAACGTTTGTGCCAATCGTCCTTCGACAGGCTCAGGACGGACGGAAGTAGGAGGCGCCGGCATCACGTTAGCGTGAGGGCGCCGCGTGCTCCGCGACATAGGCGGCGATGGCGTCGTAGTCGCCGGGGAGCTCGGCACAGGCCTCGTCGCGCTCGAACAAATCGCCGATTCGCGCGGGCAACTGCGGACGCAGGCCGGTGGCGCGCTCGACCGCGTCGGGGAACTTGGCCGGGTGCGCGGTGGCGAGCGTGACGACCGGGACGGCCGCCGGCAGGTCCGCCGCGCGGGCAGCATGAAGGCCAATGGCCGTATGCGGGTCGACGACTTCACCGTCGCAAGCCTCGAAGGCCCAGCGCATCGCCTGGCTCATCGCGTCGGCATCGACCCGCGCACTGGTGAACAGAGCCGCGGCGCCTTCGCGCTGGGCGTTGGTCAGGCGCATCGCCTTGCTGCCCTCGAAGCCGCGCATCTGCTCGGCCAGCGCCTTCCCGTCGCGGCCGCCGACGTCGAACAGCAGCCGTTCGAAGTTTGAGGAAACCTGGATGTCCATGCTCGGCGCTGCGGTCGGGGTTACGGCGCCGGCGGAATAGTCGCCATTGGCGAGCGCGCGGTGGAGGATGTCGTTGACGTTGGTGGCCACGATCAGCCGCTCGATCGGCAGCCCCATGCGCGCCGCGACGTGCCCGGCGAAAACGTCGCCGAAGTTGCCGGTCGGGACGCTGAAGGCGACCTTGCGCTCGGGCGCGCCGAGCTGCAGCGCGCTGGCGAAGTAGTAGACAACCTGCGCCATCAGCCGCGCCCAATTGATCGAGTTGACCGCGCTGATGCGGAAGCGGCCGGTCATGTCGGTGTCGCCGAACATCCGCTTCACCATCGCCTGGGCATCGTCGAAGCTGCCGTCGATGGCGATGTTGTAGACGTTGGGCGCCTTGACCGTGGTCATCTGCCGGCGCTGCACGTCGCTGACCCGCCCCTTGGGGTGGAGCATGAAGATGTCGATCCGCTCGCGCCCGGCGACCGCGTCGATCGCCGCGCTGCCGGTATCGCCGCTGGTCGCGCCGACGATGGTCAGCCGTTCGTCGCGGCGGGCGAGGAATTCCTCGAACAGCAGGCCGAGCAGTTGCAGCGCCACGTCCTTGAACGCCAGGGTCGGGCCGTGGAACAGCTCGAGCAGCCAGTTGCGCTCGTCGAGCTGGGTCAGCGGGGTGACCGCTGCGTGGGGGAAGCGGCCATAGGCCTGCGTGCACAGTTCGTGCAGGCGCTCAGGGGTGAGGGCATCGCCGACGAAGGGCTGCATGACCCGTGCGGCGAGCGCGGCATAGGGCAGCCCGCGCATGGCGGCGATCTCGTCGCTGGTGAAGCCTGGCCACTCGGCGGGCACGTAGAGGCCGCCGTCGCTCGCCAGCCCGGCCAGCGTCGCGCCTTCGAAATCGAGCGCCGGGGCGCTTCCGCGTGTCGAGACGTACTGCATCGCGAACGGCGGTTAGCCGCGCGGCGTGCGGCGGGCAAGCAAAGGGCGCTACCGACCGCTAAAGCGCCCATTCGTCCTGAGCCTGCCCAAGGACGAATCTGCGCCCGATCCGCCTGCCGGCAATTCGTTCGACAAGCTCACCGCGAACCGACTGTGTCCGTCTCGCCCTCGAGTTCGCGCTTGAGCTTCGACAGGCCCGCCGCGGCGGCCGCGGCATGCGGGCCGATCCAGCGCTCGTGAATCGCCTGGATCGGCATGGCGTCGAGGTGATTGAAGCGCTCGCGCCCCTTGCGCAGCGCCACCACCAGCCCCGCCTCCTCGAGCACGCGCAGGTGCATCATCACCGTGGTGCGATCGAGCTCGGGAAAGACTTGAGCGAGCTGGCCGGTGGTCAGCGGGCGCAGCTTGAGCTCGTCGCAGATGGCGCGGCGCACGCGGTTGGCCAGCGCCTTGAACACGCGGTCGATTTCGTCATCGTTTGACATGTTATATTTTTATAACATAATGGCGAGCGACTCAAGAGGAGAATCTGCCGTGGACCTCAAGTTTCGCGTTTTCGCCACGATCTCGAAGCCCGTGCACGAAGTGTTCGAGGCCGTCGCCGATCCCGCCCAGCTCTCGCAGTACTTCACCACCGGCGGCGCGCGGGGGCGACTCGAGGAGGGGGCGACCGTGACCTGGGACTTCCACGACTTCCCCGGGGCTTTCCCGGTCTACGTCGGCGAGGTCGTGCCCGACGAACGAATCGTCCTCGAATGGAAGGCCAACGAGCCCGGCGCGGACGGGCCCGATTACAACACCACCGTGACGATGAGCTTCAGGCCGGTCGACGGCGATCCCGCCCGGACGCTGGTCGAGATCGCCGAGGAAGGCTGGCACGAGACCGAAGCCGGACTCCAGGCGAGCTACGGCAACTGCATGGGCTGGAGCCAGATGCTCGCCGCGCTCAAGGTGTGGATCGAGCACGGGATCAACCTGCGCGAAGGCATGTACAAGTAGGCTAGCGCGCGTCCCGCCCCTCGGCGCGCCATTTCTTGCGCAGCGCCAGTGCGTAGATGACCAGCGCTGTCAGCGCGAACAGGAACCACTGCACGGCATAGGCGAGGTGGTTGTTGGGGATCTCGCTCGGATCGGGCACCGCGAGCTGCTGCAGTCCGCCCTGCGGGGGCGATGCGACCAACTTGATGCCGCCCTTCGACGGACCGATCACGCCAGCGACTTCGCCGCCGCTCCATTGCGGGGCGGCCGAATCGGTCGACCAGCCGAGCGCGACCTCGGCGCTGCCGCCACCGGCGAGCGTGCAATGGGCGATGTGCGCCCAGCCGCTGCGCTGGTCCTGCGAACGGCCGGATATGGCGTCGAACCCGCGGACCGAGGCGCAGTCGACACTGCTGCGGCGGTAGAGCGCGCCCGCGTAGTCGGCGGGATCGCTCGGCCAGGGCACTTGGGCGCTCATCGCCTGCGCGTCGTGGTAACGGGCCAGCAGGCCTTCCTTCCACTGCAACCGCTGGAGCTGCCAGACGCCGAGCGCGATCATCGTCGCGGCGGCGAGTACGACCACCACCGTCGGCACGATGGGCAGGCGGCGCATCAGTGCCTGCCGCCGCCGCGATGGTATTCGGAGTAGAGCAGCGCCGCCTTGGCCACGCGCAGGCCGCCGATGACCCCGACGACCGTCAGCGGGAGCCAGAGGACGACGTGCAGCCACCAGGGCGGATCGAACGCAAGCTGCAGCCAGACGGCAAGGCCGGTGACCAGCGCGCCGATGATCAGGATCAGGAACGAGGCCGGACCGTCGCCGACGTTGAATTTCTGGAAATCGAGCTCGCAGGCGCGGCAGCGCGGGGCGAAGGCGGTCCAGCCGCCGAACAGCGTGCGCGCACCGCAGCGGGGACAGAGACCGAAAAGGGCAGCATGGCCGAGACCCTGCTGCCCCTTCGAAGGTTCGGGCGTGTCGGCCATGTCAGCCGTGGATCGGCGCGCCCCACCCGCCCCAGACGTAGACCACCACGAACAGGAACAGCCAGACGACGTCGACGAAGTGCCAGTACCACGCCGCCGCCTCGAAGCCGAAATGCTGCTCGGGCGTGAAGTGGCCCTTGTAGGTGCGCACCAGGCAGACGATCAGGAAGATCGTGCCGACCAGGACGTGGAAGCCGTGGAACCCGGTCGCCATGTAGAAAGCCGAACCGTAGGTGTTGCCCCCGAAGGCGAACGGCGCGTGGACGTATTCGTAAGCCTGGATACTGGTGAACAGCATGCCGAGCAGGATCGTCAGCCACAGGCCCTTCTTGAGCCCCTCGCGGTCGCCGTGGATCAGGCTGTGGTGCGCCCAGGTCACCGTGGTGCCCGAGCACAGCAGGATCAGCGTGTTGAGCAGCGGCAGGTCGAACGGGTTCATCACCGCCTCGATCGCCTTGGGCGGGAACTGTCCGCCGATCACGTCGGTCAGCGTGCTGGGGAACAACGAGAAATCGAACCACGACCAGAACCAGCCGACGAAGAACATCACCTCCGAGGCGATGAACAGGATCATGCCGTAGCGCAGATGCAGCTGCACCACCGGGGTATGATCGCCCGCCTGCGCTTCGCGCACGATGTTCGAGAACCAGCTGAAGAAGGTGGCGATCAGCCCGGCGATGCCGAGGCCGAGGACCAGCCAGTGATTGGGCATGTCGTGCATGTACAGCACCATGCCGCTGGTGAAGGTCAGCGCCGAAATCGAACCGACCAGCGGCCAGATGTCGGGTGGCAGGATATGATAGTCGTGGTTCTTGGCGCCGGCCATGATGATCGCTTCCTGGTAGATGTTGCCGCAGCCCTTAAAGGCCCCGGTCCCTTGGCTCAAGAGGTTAAGACGGCTGCTCGACCGCCTTGTGGAACGTGTAACTCAGCGTGACCTGCTCGACCCCGTCCATGTTGGGATCTTTCAGCGCGGCGGGATCGATATAGTAGATCACCGGCATGCGCACTTCCTGGCCCGGACGCAGCGTCTGTTCGGTGAAGCAGAAGCACTGGATCTTGTTGAAATAACGCCCCGCCTGCTCGGGCTCGACATTGAAGCTGGCATTGCCGGTAATCGGAACGTCGGACAGGTTCTTCGCGGTGAAGATGGCCATGTCGCGCTGGCCAATGGCGACCGTGTCGGTCACTTGCAGGGGCTTGAACTTCCACGCCAGATCGGGCGCGGTGTTGGCGTCGAAGCGAATCGAGATCGTGCGCCCGCCGGCGCTGCGCGCCATCTCGGCAGCGGTCACCGCGTCGGCGTCGGTGGCACGCTGGGTAGTGCCGGCAAAGCCGGTCACCTGGCAGAATATCCGGTACAGCGGCACGGCGGCGAAGCCGAGCGCGAGCATGCCCGCCGCGACCACGGCCATGATCGCGGCGGTGCGGCGGTTGCGGTGCTCGACAGGGACGCTCGCCATGATTCAGCCCAGCTTGACGTAAGTGATGACGTAGAACAGCACCACGAAACCGACCAGCACCAGCGCCAGCGCCACGTTGCGGCCCTTGCGGGCGCGCTTGAAGGCCTCTTCCTCTTCGGGCGTCATGCCAATGCTCCAAGGTTGCGTAACGCCGCGTCGATCACCAGCACGGCGAACAGCGCGAAAAGATAGATTACCGAATAGCCGAACAGGCGCTTTTCCGGTTTCATCGCATCGCCCTCGAACGATGCGCGGAAGGCCACCGGCGCGGCAAGCGCGAGGAAAACGCCCGACAGGACCAGCGCCGAGACGCCGTAGACGGCGCCGGTTCCGCCCAGGACCCAGGGCAGCAGGCTGACTGCAAACAGCACCACCGAATAGACGAAAATCTGGCGGCGCGTCGCCTGTTCGCCGGCGACCACCGGCAGCATCGGGATGCCGACCTTGGCGTAATCGGTCTTCACGAACATCGCCAGAGCCCAGAAGTGCGGCGGGGTCCACACGAAGATGATCGCGAACAGCAGCACCGGCATCAGCGTGATGTGTCCGGTCACCGCGATCCACCCGATCAGCGGCGGAAAGGCCCCGGCAGCGCCGCCGATGACGATGTTCTGCGGCGTGCGCGGCTTGAGCCAGATCGTGTAGATGACCGCGTAGTAGAAAATCGAAAGCGCGAGCACCGCGCCCGACAGCCAGTTGACCACCAGGCCCATCATCAGCACCGAAGCGACCGACAAGGCGATGCCGAAGTCGCGTGCGTTGCTGTGCGCCATTCTGCCCGCCGGCAGCGGGCGCCGCGCGGTGCGCTTCATGCCCGCGTCGATATCGGCTTCCCACCACTGGTTGAGCGCGCCCGAACCGCCCGCGCCGAGCGCAATGCACAGCACCGCGGTAAAGCCGATGACGGGATGGATTGTACCGGGCGCCGCGAGCAGGCCGCACAGCCCGGTGAAAACCACCAGGCTCATCACCCGCGGCTTGGTCAGCGCGAAGAAATCGCGCCACTCGACGGGGAGACTCGCGGTCGGGACGGTGGTCATAGCGGACTCGGTATAGGCGGTCACTGGCATGGCTGAAACCCGTTGCGGCGCAAAAGCGAAGGGGCGCGGCCGTCGCCGGCGCGCCCCCGCTTTTTTCTGGTCGAGGTGCGGCGGCCTAGTGGGCGGTGGCCGTCCCGTCGCCGATGTGATCGTGATAGCTGTGATGCTCCTCGATCACCGGCAGCGTCTCGAACTGGTGGAACGGCGGCGGGCTCGACAGGCTCCATTCGAGCGTCGTCGCGCCTTCGCCCCAGTAGTTCGCCGGAGCCCTCTTGCCGGCCACGAAGGCGTAAATGAGGTTGGCGAAGAAGAACAGCATCGAGCCGGCCATGACCATGTAGCCGACCGTGGCGAGCTGGTTCCAGTAGGTGAACGCCGGAGTGTAGTCGGGGATGCGCCGCGGCATGCCGTCGAGCCCGAGGAAATGCATCGGGAAGAAGATCATGTTCACGCCGATGAAGAAGCCCCAGAAGTGCAGGTGCGCGAGCAGTTCGGAGTGCATCCTGCCGCTCATCTTCGGGAACCAGTAGTAGAAGCCCGCGAAGAGCGAGAACACCGCGCCCATGGACAGCACGTAGTGGAAGTGCGCCACGACGTAGTAGGTGTCGTGCAGGTTGTCGTCGATGCCGCCGTTGGCCAGCACGACGCCGGTCACGCCGCCGATGGTGAACAGGAAGATCATGCCGATCGCCCAGACCATCGGGCTCTTGAACTCGATCGAGCCGCCCCACATCGTCGCGATCCAGCTGAAGATCTTGATGCCGGTCGGCACCGCGATGACCATGGTCGCCGCGGTGAAGTACATCTTCGTGTTCACGTCGAGGCCGGTGGTATACATGTGGTGGGCCCAGACGATGAACCCGACGACGCCGATCGCGACCATGGCGTAGGCCATGCCGAGGTAGCCGAAAATCGGCTTGCGGCTGAAGGTCGCGACGATCTGGCTGATCATGCCGAAGCCCGGCAGGATCATGATGTAGACCTCGGGGTGGCCGAAGAACCAGAAAAGGTGCTGGTAGAGCACCGGATCGCCGCCGCCCGAGGCGTCGAAGAACGTCGTCCCGAAGTTGCGGTCGGTGATCAGCATGGTGATCGCCGCGGCGAGCACCGGCAGCGCGAGCAGCAGCAGGAAGGCGGTGACCAGCACGGACCACACGAACAGCGGCATCTTGTGCAGGGTCATGCCCGGCGCGCGCATGTTGAAGATCGTGGTGATGAAGTTGATCGCGCCCATGATCGAGGCGGCACCGGCAAGGTGCAGCGAGAAGATCGCGAAGTCGACCGCCGGACCCTGCGAGCCCGAGGTCGAGAGCGGCGCGTAGACTGTCCAGCCGGTTCCCGCGCCGATGCCCGTACCGCCGGGCAGGAAGGTCGAGATCATCAGCGAGGCGAAGCCCGCCGCGGTCAGCCAGAACGAGATGTTGTTCATCCGCGGAAAGGCCATGTCCGGCGCGCCGATCATGAGCGGCACGAACCAGTTGCCGAAGCCGCCGATCATCGCCGGCATGACCATGAAGAAGACCATGATGAGGCCGTGCGCGGTAATCAGCACGTTCCACATGTGCAGCGCCTGGTCCATGCCGGTCTCGCCGTAGAGGTCGAGTACGACCTTGGGCAGAACCTGCAGGCCCGGCTCGGCCAGCTCGGCGCGCATGACGCCCGAGATGACGCCGCCGATGATGCCCGCGCAGATCGCGAAGATCAGGTACAGCGTGCCGATGTCCTTGTGGTTCGTCGACATGAACCAGCGGGCGAAGAAGCCCGGCTTGTGATCGGCGTCGTGATGCGCGTGATCGTCGTGGTGGGCCTGAAAGGCATCGGCGGTGGTGGCCATCTTAGCTTACCTTGCTTCTCGAAATATCATTGCGTCAGGCGGTTGCCGGCGTCGTCGCCGGGGTTTCGGGCGAAGGCGCTTCCCCGGCGGCCGGCGCGCCCGGCTCGGCCGAGGCGGGAGTCGCGGCGGGCGTCGGCGCCGAAGGAGCCGCGGCCGGCTCTTCGCCTTTCAGCGTGCCGCCCTGCGAGCGGACCCAGGCTTCGAACTGCGGCCGCGGCAGCGCTTCGACGGCGATCGGCATGTAGCCGTGGCGCGCGCCGCACAGTTCCGAACACTGGCCGTAGTAAATGCCGGGTTCCTCGATGAACATCTTCTTCTCGTTGAGACGCCCGGGGACGGCATCGAGCTTGAACCACAGGCTCGGCACGGCGAACGAGTGGATCACGTCGGCGCCGGTGGTCTGGATGCGGATCCATTCGCCGGCCGGCACGACCATCCGGTGGTCGACCGCGAGCTGCGGCGGCAGGCCCTTCTGCACCGCTTCCTCGTCGGGCAGCATGTTGGAGATCACTTCGAAGTCGCCGTTGTCGGGATAGCTGTAGCCCCAGTACCATTGGTAGCCGGTGACCTTGACCGTCAGCGCGTCCTTGGGCGGCGAGGCGTACTGGTCGCGCAGCAGCATGATCGAGGGCACGGCAATGGCGACCAGGATCAGCACCGGAATGACCGTCCAGACAATCTCGATGAAGGTATTGTGGCTGGTCTTCGAGGGCACCGGGTTGGCCGACTTGCGGAACCGCACCATCACGAACAGCAGCAGGAACAGGACCAGGAGGCAGATCGCCGTGATGATCGGCATCAGCCCATAGGCGTGCATGTTGTGAGCGAAGTGGCCGGTCGGTGAATACTGCTTCTGGAAATCCCATCCGCCCGGGCTCGGCTGGCCCTTGATCCACTCCGGACCGAGCGGCGTGTAGCCGGAGTCCGCAGCCGCGGCATCGGCCGGGGCAATCGCCGCCGTATCGGCAGCAGCCGGAGCAGGCACCGCGACGGCCGCAGGCGGAGCGGCAGCGGCCGTCGCCGCAATGGCGCCTTGCGGCACGCTCACCAGGGCCAGGGCCCCGATCAGGATCGAAAGGAAACTCAATCGCTTGCGGGCGATGGTGCCAGGAATCATCTGTCTGCCGCTTTCCGTCCAGTAACGTTGCGCGCATCGGCGCGGTCGGCCCCGAAAGGGCCTGGGTTTGGCGGGCCTATACGCGCGCTTGCCCCATGCCTCAAGCGCTTCTAGGGAGATTTTTCGACAGGCTCCGGCCGCGCCCCTTGCGGCGCCGGGAGGGGCCCCATGCCTGCCTGGGAAATATCGAAGACACCATGACCGAAGACGAGGTCCTCGCCGAATTCCGCGCCTGCCAAGCCTTGCTCGAAGGGCATTTCAAGCTCTCCTCGGGACGGCACAGCGCCCATTACCTGCAATGCGCGCGCGTGCTGATGAACGCCGAGCGCGCGGCAACGCTGGCCCGCGCACTGGTGCAGAAGATCCCGCGCGACATCCGCACGCAGATCGACAAGGTGGTCAGCCCGGCGATGGGCGGGCTCATCATCGGCCACGAGATCGGCCGCGCGCTGGACGTCGACGCGATGTTCGTCGAACGGCCCAGCGGCACCTTCGAATTTCGTCGCGGTTTCGACCTCAAGGAGGGCGAGAAAGTGCTGATGTGCGAGGACGTGGTCACCACCGGCCTTTCCGGCAAGGAGGCGATCGCGGCGATCGAGGCGGCCGGGGGCGAAGTCGTCGCCGCCTGTGCGCTGGTCGACCGCTCGGCCGGCGAGGTCGACATGGGCGTGCCGTTCTTCCCGCTGGTCGAGATCAACTTCCCGACTTACGCGCCCGGCGAACTGCCGGAAGAGCTGGCCGCGTTGCCGGTCGAAAAGCCGGGGAGCCGCAAGGCTTGAGCCGCGAGGACAAACTCCGCCTCGGCGTCAACATCGATCACGTCGCCACGATCAGGAACGCGCGCGGCGGGGACCACCCGGACCCGGTGCGTGCCGCCGAAATCGTCGCGGCCTGCGGCGGCGACGGCATCACGGCGCACTTGCGCGAGGACCGGCGGCACATCCGCGACGGGGACTTGCAACGCATCCAGGAGGCGACAGGCCTGCCGCTCAACCTCGAGATGGCGGCCACCGAGGAAATGCTCGCCATCGCCCTCGCCCACAAGCCGCACGCCGCCTGCATCGTGCCGGAAAAGCGCGAGGAGGTGACGACCGAGGGCGGGCTCGATGCCGCCGGGCAGCACAACCGGCTGCAGCCGATCGTCAGCCGCCTGACCGACGCCGGCATCCGCGTCAGCCTGTTCATCGAAGCCAGTGAACGCCAGGTCGAGGCCGCCTTGCGGCTCGGCGCCCCGGTGGTCGAATTCCACACCGGCGAATACGCCCACGCCGAAGGGGAGGACCGCGCCGTGCAATTGAAGCGAGTCGCCGACATGGCCGCGCTCGCCGCCAAGAACGGCATCGAGCCGCACGCCGGCCACGGCCTGACTTACGACAACGTCCAGCCGATCGCCGCGATACCCCAGCTGCGCGAGCTCAACATCGGCCATTACCTGATCGGCGAGGCGATCTTCACCGGGCTGGAGAACGCCGTTCTACGCATGCGCGCGCTGATGGATATGGCGCGGTGAATAGGCTGCTCCGTCATCCCAGTTTGGGTAACCCGCCATGATCATCGGCCTCGGCTCCGACATCACCAACATGGAGCGCATCGCCGCTTCGCTCGAGCGCTGGGGCGACAAGTTTACCGCGCGTTGCTTCACCGATATCGAGCGCGCCAAGGCGGCGCGGCGGCCGTTCACTGCGGTCGGCACCTACGCCAAGCGCTGGGCCGCCAAGGAGGCCTATGCCAAGGCCATCGGCACAGGATTCAAGCGCGGGGTGTTCCACAAGGACATCGGCGTGGTGAACATGCCGAGCGGTGCGCCGACGCTGGCTTTGACCGGCGGCGCCGCCGAGCGGCTTGCGGAATTGATACCGGACGGCCATGAGGCGCTCGTTCACCTCACCCTCACCGACGATCACCCATGGGCGCAGGCCTACGTTATCATCGAGGCCCGTCCGTTATGAGTTCCCGCCCAGCCGATCCCGCGATGACCGATACCGAAGAGACGAGCGACGCCGCCGAGGCGAAGAAGCCGAAGGAGAAGGTCAACTGGCTGCACGAGATTCGCGGTCTGGCGCTGATGCTGCTGGCGGTGCTGGCGTTCCACACCTTCATCGCCAAGCCGTTCTACATCCCCTCCGGCTCGATGATGCCCAACCTGCTGGTCGGGGACCGGCTGGTGGTCAGCAAGTATCCCTACGGCTGGTCGTGGGTCTCGGTCAGCTTCCACTTGCTGCCGCGCAGCGACTGGCGGATCAAGCCGGCGACCCCCGAATACGGCGACATCGTCATCGTCGTCCCGCCGGACAAGACCGAGGACTACATCAAGCGCGTGATCGGCCGGCCTGGCGATACCATCGCCCTCGTCAATGGCCAGGTCATTCTCAACGGCCGCGCAGTCCCGCGCGAGCAGGAGCCGCCGGTGCAGCTCGCGGCGGACCAGCAGATCTGCGACGGCAGTCCCTGCCTCGGCGAGTTCATGCGCTATCGCCATCGCCTGCCGAGCGGCAAGGTGGTCTACGAACCGCCGACCTACCGCGAAACGCTGCCCAACGGGGCCAGCTACCTGGTCATCGACGAGGACGATTACGGCATGGCCGACAATTTCGGCCCGGTCGAAGTGCCCGAAGGCCATGTCTTCCTGATGGGCGACAACCGCGACCATTCGGCCGACAGCCGCTTCGAGGCCGGAATGCAGGAGGGCCTCGGCGGCCCGGTGCCGCTGGCCGACATTGGCGGGCGCGCCGAATTCATCACCTTCTCGCTCGACGGCAGCACGACGCTCAACCCGCTGACCTGGTGGAAGA is from Croceibacterium aestuarii and encodes:
- the ctaD gene encoding cytochrome c oxidase subunit I, producing MATTADAFQAHHDDHAHHDADHKPGFFARWFMSTNHKDIGTLYLIFAICAGIIGGVISGVMRAELAEPGLQVLPKVVLDLYGETGMDQALHMWNVLITAHGLIMVFFMVMPAMIGGFGNWFVPLMIGAPDMAFPRMNNISFWLTAAGFASLMISTFLPGGTGIGAGTGWTVYAPLSTSGSQGPAVDFAIFSLHLAGAASIMGAINFITTIFNMRAPGMTLHKMPLFVWSVLVTAFLLLLALPVLAAAITMLITDRNFGTTFFDASGGGDPVLYQHLFWFFGHPEVYIMILPGFGMISQIVATFSRKPIFGYLGMAYAMVAIGVVGFIVWAHHMYTTGLDVNTKMYFTAATMVIAVPTGIKIFSWIATMWGGSIEFKSPMVWAIGMIFLFTIGGVTGVVLANGGIDDNLHDTYYVVAHFHYVLSMGAVFSLFAGFYYWFPKMSGRMHSELLAHLHFWGFFIGVNMIFFPMHFLGLDGMPRRIPDYTPAFTYWNQLATVGYMVMAGSMLFFFANLIYAFVAGKRAPANYWGEGATTLEWSLSSPPPFHQFETLPVIEEHHSYHDHIGDGTATAH
- the coxB gene encoding cytochrome c oxidase subunit II, which translates into the protein MIPGTIARKRLSFLSILIGALALVSVPQGAIAATAAAAPPAAVAVPAPAAADTAAIAPADAAAADSGYTPLGPEWIKGQPSPGGWDFQKQYSPTGHFAHNMHAYGLMPIITAICLLVLFLLLFVMVRFRKSANPVPSKTSHNTFIEIVWTVIPVLILVAIAVPSIMLLRDQYASPPKDALTVKVTGYQWYWGYSYPDNGDFEVISNMLPDEEAVQKGLPPQLAVDHRMVVPAGEWIRIQTTGADVIHSFAVPSLWFKLDAVPGRLNEKKMFIEEPGIYYGQCSELCGARHGYMPIAVEALPRPQFEAWVRSQGGTLKGEEPAAAPSAPTPAATPASAEPGAPAAGEAPSPETPATTPATA
- the pyrE gene encoding orotate phosphoribosyltransferase encodes the protein MTEDEVLAEFRACQALLEGHFKLSSGRHSAHYLQCARVLMNAERAATLARALVQKIPRDIRTQIDKVVSPAMGGLIIGHEIGRALDVDAMFVERPSGTFEFRRGFDLKEGEKVLMCEDVVTTGLSGKEAIAAIEAAGGEVVAACALVDRSAGEVDMGVPFFPLVEINFPTYAPGELPEELAALPVEKPGSRKA
- a CDS encoding pyridoxine 5'-phosphate synthase, whose translation is MSREDKLRLGVNIDHVATIRNARGGDHPDPVRAAEIVAACGGDGITAHLREDRRHIRDGDLQRIQEATGLPLNLEMAATEEMLAIALAHKPHAACIVPEKREEVTTEGGLDAAGQHNRLQPIVSRLTDAGIRVSLFIEASERQVEAALRLGAPVVEFHTGEYAHAEGEDRAVQLKRVADMAALAAKNGIEPHAGHGLTYDNVQPIAAIPQLRELNIGHYLIGEAIFTGLENAVLRMRALMDMAR
- the acpS gene encoding holo-ACP synthase produces the protein MIIGLGSDITNMERIAASLERWGDKFTARCFTDIERAKAARRPFTAVGTYAKRWAAKEAYAKAIGTGFKRGVFHKDIGVVNMPSGAPTLALTGGAAERLAELIPDGHEALVHLTLTDDHPWAQAYVIIEARPL
- the lepB gene encoding signal peptidase I, yielding MSSRPADPAMTDTEETSDAAEAKKPKEKVNWLHEIRGLALMLLAVLAFHTFIAKPFYIPSGSMMPNLLVGDRLVVSKYPYGWSWVSVSFHLLPRSDWRIKPATPEYGDIVIVVPPDKTEDYIKRVIGRPGDTIALVNGQVILNGRAVPREQEPPVQLAADQQICDGSPCLGEFMRYRHRLPSGKVVYEPPTYRETLPNGASYLVIDEDDYGMADNFGPVEVPEGHVFLMGDNRDHSADSRFEAGMQEGLGGPVPLADIGGRAEFITFSLDGSTTLNPLTWWKSLRPDRAWTSLRPQLRKKPASDE